A genomic stretch from Alteribacter keqinensis includes:
- a CDS encoding ABC transporter substrate-binding protein, with protein sequence MKRNSWFLLVLVLSFSLILAACGGGDDAAGDGEDDIGTITIYSPETPDMTREMAEKFEELHGGTVNVNYAGTNVLVNQMIAEMDNPQADLWYGGGGILPFESAIEHGFIESYTPELAADWDVIEDDIKVRHEDWKWVGVEVFALGLIYNTDLVDEDELPQTWDELLDPRWEDELQMPNPAASGTATLFIISQLQDKGEEEGWEYLDQLVGQMNSMPDSGGAPAQAAASGEASMGIGFDFMAYQMAERGESVGFHVPDNTPILVNPVSVIKDGPNPEGAQKFVDFMLSEEGQQIKADWYHIPMDPNVEPKSELTLDSLQDKAQDLDIDWVVDNYDDIRQQWRDRYQ encoded by the coding sequence ATGAAAAGAAACAGTTGGTTTTTACTCGTTCTTGTTCTCTCTTTTTCTCTAATTCTTGCAGCATGCGGCGGTGGCGATGATGCGGCAGGTGATGGCGAAGATGACATCGGCACAATCACGATCTACTCTCCTGAAACACCGGACATGACACGTGAAATGGCAGAAAAGTTTGAAGAATTACACGGTGGCACAGTAAACGTAAACTATGCAGGTACGAACGTTCTTGTTAACCAGATGATTGCAGAAATGGATAACCCTCAGGCAGACCTCTGGTATGGCGGGGGCGGTATCCTTCCTTTCGAGTCAGCTATTGAGCACGGATTTATCGAGTCCTACACTCCTGAACTTGCAGCGGACTGGGACGTTATTGAAGACGACATTAAAGTGCGTCACGAAGACTGGAAATGGGTTGGCGTTGAAGTATTTGCCCTCGGCCTTATTTACAACACTGACCTTGTAGACGAAGATGAGCTTCCACAAACGTGGGACGAGCTATTGGACCCTCGCTGGGAAGATGAGCTTCAAATGCCAAACCCGGCAGCGTCAGGAACGGCAACACTGTTTATCATCAGCCAGCTTCAGGACAAAGGTGAAGAAGAAGGCTGGGAGTATTTAGATCAACTTGTCGGCCAGATGAACTCCATGCCTGACTCCGGCGGTGCTCCTGCACAGGCGGCAGCTTCCGGTGAAGCATCAATGGGAATCGGCTTTGACTTCATGGCTTATCAAATGGCAGAGCGCGGTGAGTCTGTAGGCTTCCACGTACCGGACAACACACCAATCCTTGTTAACCCGGTTTCAGTAATCAAAGACGGACCGAACCCAGAAGGCGCACAGAAGTTTGTTGATTTCATGCTTTCTGAAGAAGGACAGCAGATTAAAGCTGACTGGTACCACATCCCGATGGACCCTAATGTAGAACCAAAATCCGAGCTTACTCTTGACTCTCTTCAGGATAAAGCACAGGACCTTGATATTGACTGGGTTGTAGATAACTACGACGACATTCGTCAGCAATGGCGCGACCGTTACCAATAA
- the manA gene encoding mannose-6-phosphate isomerase, class I, translating to MNDILLFEPVLKEKIWGGSKLADDFGYSTPSSRTGECWGISGHENGTNRVINGPYEGKTIRELWNGHRELFNNEPGDEFPLLVKIIDAQDDLSVQVHPDDTYAKKHEGYAFGKTECWYILDHEPDARLILGHNAETREELADMVDKGQWNDLFREVPVNKGDFYYVPSGTVHAIGSGIVILEIQQSSDITYRFYDYDRTDDAGNTRDLHIEDSIACSMVPHEDAKPAQHTWTEAGLSITRLIEENYFTVYHWTLNGTVSRDVNEYTLASVVDGEGEITIGTNTHQLRKGAHFIIPATAERYELRGSMTLMASHTTNP from the coding sequence ATGAACGATATTCTGCTTTTCGAACCCGTATTGAAAGAAAAAATCTGGGGCGGCAGCAAACTTGCCGACGATTTCGGATACAGTACACCTTCCAGCCGAACGGGAGAGTGCTGGGGCATTTCCGGCCACGAAAACGGCACGAACCGCGTCATAAACGGCCCTTACGAGGGAAAAACAATACGTGAGCTCTGGAACGGACACCGGGAACTTTTTAACAATGAGCCGGGGGACGAATTCCCCCTTCTTGTAAAAATCATTGATGCACAGGACGACCTGAGCGTTCAGGTTCACCCGGACGACACTTACGCCAAGAAACATGAAGGCTACGCATTCGGAAAAACCGAATGCTGGTACATTCTTGACCACGAACCTGATGCAAGGCTCATACTCGGTCATAACGCCGAAACCCGGGAGGAGCTGGCTGACATGGTGGACAAAGGACAGTGGAACGACCTTTTCCGCGAAGTTCCCGTCAACAAAGGCGATTTTTACTATGTTCCGAGCGGCACCGTTCATGCCATCGGCAGCGGCATCGTGATTCTGGAGATTCAGCAAAGCTCCGACATTACCTACCGCTTTTATGACTACGACCGCACCGATGACGCCGGAAACACCCGGGACCTTCATATTGAAGATTCAATCGCCTGCTCCATGGTTCCACATGAAGACGCAAAACCGGCACAGCATACCTGGACGGAAGCAGGTCTTTCCATCACCCGCCTCATCGAGGAAAACTACTTCACTGTCTATCACTGGACCCTCAATGGCACGGTGAGCCGTGACGTGAACGAGTACACCCTCGCGAGTGTCGTGGACGGCGAAGGAGAAATAACAATCGGCACAAACACACACCAGCTCAGAAAAGGTGCCCACTTCATCATCCCGGCCACGGCTGAGCGCTATGAACTGCGGGGCAGCATGACCCTGATGGCATCCCACACAACCAACCCTTAG
- a CDS encoding ABC transporter ATP-binding protein encodes MGSVKVNQLIKKYKDVTALKSVNLDIKEGEFFALLGPSGCGKTTTMRCVAGFESPTSGEITIGDRVVNNVPANKRNCGMVFQSYALFPHYNVFENVAYSLTVREVYSGSPGRRVKSLARLMSKRFGAPSKEIQTKVNAALDYVEMGHLADRGVNELSGGQQQRVALARALVMEPAVLLMDEPLSNLDKKLRNTMRTTIRKIQQDVGITTLFVTHDQEEAMSMADRIAVMKDGEIVQQATPTELYGHPKTSFVADFVGSSNIYQGDVVDKHADGVTVKVGGQTIKSSYKPDKKEVQALIRPEGIELYKSDQVPAGAQNILDGTVEMFTYLGPNIRYDVKVGEFEFMVEQPYYQGVPLLTEGDKVKLTIEPERVLLI; translated from the coding sequence ATGGGTTCAGTAAAAGTAAATCAGCTTATCAAAAAATATAAAGACGTAACAGCACTGAAAAGCGTGAACCTGGACATCAAAGAGGGCGAATTTTTCGCCCTTCTTGGTCCATCCGGTTGCGGAAAAACAACGACGATGCGCTGTGTAGCCGGCTTTGAATCCCCAACTTCCGGTGAAATTACGATCGGTGACAGAGTGGTCAACAACGTCCCTGCCAATAAACGAAATTGCGGAATGGTGTTCCAGAGCTACGCCCTTTTCCCACACTATAACGTGTTTGAAAACGTAGCGTACAGCCTGACCGTCCGTGAAGTTTACTCCGGTTCACCGGGACGAAGAGTGAAAAGCCTTGCCCGCCTCATGAGCAAGCGCTTTGGAGCTCCGTCAAAAGAAATCCAGACAAAAGTAAACGCAGCACTTGATTACGTGGAAATGGGCCATCTGGCCGACCGGGGCGTAAATGAACTTTCCGGCGGACAGCAGCAGCGTGTTGCTTTAGCCCGTGCCCTCGTTATGGAGCCTGCCGTTCTTCTGATGGACGAACCCCTTTCCAACCTGGATAAAAAACTGCGGAATACGATGCGGACGACAATCCGGAAAATTCAGCAGGATGTTGGTATTACAACGCTCTTCGTAACCCACGACCAGGAAGAAGCCATGAGTATGGCTGACCGTATCGCCGTTATGAAGGACGGGGAAATCGTCCAGCAGGCAACACCGACTGAACTTTACGGTCATCCAAAAACATCCTTCGTCGCTGACTTCGTAGGATCTTCTAACATCTATCAGGGCGATGTCGTAGACAAGCACGCTGACGGAGTTACTGTAAAGGTCGGAGGTCAAACCATCAAGTCCTCCTACAAACCGGATAAAAAAGAAGTGCAGGCCCTTATCCGACCTGAAGGAATTGAACTTTACAAAAGTGATCAGGTACCTGCAGGAGCTCAGAACATTCTGGACGGCACGGTGGAAATGTTTACGTACCTCGGACCGAACATCCGCTACGACGTGAAGGTGGGAGAATTTGAGTTTATGGTCGAACAGCCTTACTACCAGGGTGTTCCGCTGTTGACAGAAGGGGATAAAGTAAAACTTACGATTGAACCGGAACGGGTGTTGCTGATATGA
- a CDS encoding S8 family serine peptidase, whose product MIDLPKKRTIRQWIIFTMIFALMIPMLLPQHASAQSASAGDGAATSYLQETNKDAAVEISSDVIKEFQDERFVSFLVKMKDQVDAEQVAADVASNKIQIANTSDVTLAQRTAIVSELRSTQMESQKELKAFLEKEQAAGNVESFQSFYIVNGLEVTATKEVLESLKGFSEIAEITPNETFQILSAGGPDLKAEGAPASTPETQNENVEWNIEQIGAHEVWDMGIDGQGIVVANMDTGVQWDHPALKEQYRGYDSATDSVDHTFNFFDAVNGQQASYDDHGHGTHVNGTTLGAESNGTNKIGVAPGAEWIAVKILAASGGGTQANILAGGQWVLAPTDAAGNPHPEMAPDVVNNSWGGAGGMNEWFRPMVQNWQAAGIFPVFASGNTAGPGTVGVPANYPESYAVGATDSSMNLASFSSQGPSPYGEMKPDVSAPGVNIRSAVPGSNYAGGWNGTSMASPHVAGLVALIKQVNSDLSHDDIAEIIEDTATPRTNSQYPEAPNNGFGHGIINAYDAVAGILDGLGSIAGTVLQDGEDTEAPTYQHTAPAETYEGLNLPLEIHVQDNVSITDVTLSFEKDGEWHELDASRSSGNYRDATYTVSIPGSDIDAPAVEYFFTIDDFGGNTVETEVYEVAVNEAISTGYFQDFSSNPIGWMSFGENDSWDWGAPTSGPGEAYTGDNVYATNLAGDYGNNMNATLIMPPVQVPDEGDFYLEYKEWFNFENNYDYGYLVVSTDGMDTWDTLRTVTNQSGGWVDTSIDLSEYAGERIVVGYNAYSDFIIVRPGWYIDHVSLTDEATGTDDFGGSIGIIDSGISFSQMMMAPMNQGIGSSNAPGLAKKQTDPSLHVAPSGKEAKFTPPGHRDGKPGKGKGRDGNSDNDDPVVEDTSGLPLHATVSVLESGRSVQTNPADGSYSMMHPAGDFTVRAEAYGFHTAQESVVVEADETAEVHFVLDELDSGTVSGTVTNAATDEPIEGATLLLKEDPRVSPAHTDENGEFLIDAYEGTYTLQVFAPSFYSDETEVTITGDEVTTADFSLTPFIGFPGEIGYDDGTAENARAFFDAGNGWAVRMSLEEGQDSALITGGLFRFWDTEWPVPGGTEFQVAVYDATGSNGAPGNMIAGPVNAEANRDGTWTQVDLSSEGVVVEGDFYMMYIQTQPNPYAPGLGTDEDGPYAERSWQYVGGSFSQSPAAEGNYMIRALVNYEVTVPEITSPEDGLHTNEDSVTVEGQASPGVDVHVSNNGEEVAHTTADDNGHFATDVSLTAGENVLTAAASTENGRTGESAPVTVILDQDSPELVVTSPADGDRVNTETVRVQGQAIDENLRRVNVNGQRADIDEEGNFNHRLLLDEGANDIRVVAIDHAGNRTVENMTIYANFGDYEITNVTPEEDMNLNAGETVLISFNAEEGLDASFVILMPLTNLPSAQNATELPMQEQSPGYYVGYYTATSNVEAPGAEVEVIVRDDYGNEERERAAGKLYINVE is encoded by the coding sequence GTGATTGATTTGCCGAAGAAACGAACGATACGCCAGTGGATCATCTTTACGATGATATTCGCTTTAATGATTCCGATGTTACTGCCTCAGCATGCGAGTGCCCAGTCAGCGAGCGCCGGTGACGGAGCAGCCACATCTTACTTACAGGAAACAAATAAAGACGCTGCCGTTGAAATCAGCAGCGATGTAATAAAAGAATTCCAGGATGAGAGATTCGTCTCCTTCCTCGTTAAGATGAAAGATCAGGTCGACGCAGAACAAGTAGCAGCAGACGTAGCGAGCAATAAAATCCAAATCGCCAACACGTCTGACGTAACACTCGCTCAACGTACAGCGATTGTTTCCGAACTTCGCTCAACGCAAATGGAGTCCCAAAAGGAACTCAAAGCCTTCCTCGAAAAAGAGCAGGCAGCCGGTAACGTAGAAAGCTTCCAGTCTTTCTATATCGTTAACGGACTTGAGGTTACCGCTACAAAAGAAGTTCTTGAATCTTTGAAAGGATTTTCAGAGATTGCTGAAATCACACCAAACGAAACATTCCAGATCCTTAGTGCAGGCGGCCCTGACCTTAAAGCGGAAGGCGCCCCAGCATCCACTCCAGAAACACAAAACGAAAACGTGGAGTGGAACATCGAACAGATCGGTGCTCATGAAGTATGGGACATGGGAATCGACGGTCAGGGAATCGTCGTTGCCAACATGGACACCGGTGTTCAGTGGGATCACCCGGCACTGAAAGAACAGTACCGCGGATATGACTCAGCAACTGACTCCGTTGACCACACCTTCAACTTCTTTGACGCCGTTAACGGCCAGCAAGCTTCCTATGACGATCACGGTCACGGAACGCACGTAAACGGTACAACTCTTGGTGCTGAATCAAACGGCACAAACAAAATCGGTGTGGCACCTGGTGCCGAGTGGATCGCAGTTAAGATTCTTGCTGCTTCAGGCGGCGGTACACAGGCCAACATCCTTGCAGGTGGACAGTGGGTCCTGGCGCCAACTGACGCAGCCGGCAACCCTCACCCTGAAATGGCTCCGGACGTTGTTAACAACTCATGGGGCGGCGCTGGCGGAATGAACGAATGGTTCCGTCCGATGGTACAAAACTGGCAGGCAGCCGGAATCTTCCCGGTATTCGCATCCGGTAACACAGCAGGTCCTGGAACAGTAGGCGTTCCTGCAAACTATCCTGAATCCTACGCAGTAGGTGCCACTGATTCAAGCATGAACCTTGCCAGCTTCTCATCCCAGGGACCATCTCCATACGGTGAAATGAAGCCTGATGTGAGTGCTCCTGGTGTAAACATCCGTTCAGCAGTTCCAGGATCCAACTATGCAGGCGGCTGGAATGGTACATCCATGGCATCGCCACACGTAGCTGGATTAGTAGCTTTAATCAAACAGGTAAACTCTGATCTTTCCCATGACGACATTGCTGAGATTATCGAAGACACAGCAACACCACGCACGAACAGTCAGTACCCTGAAGCTCCGAACAACGGATTCGGACATGGGATTATCAACGCTTACGATGCAGTAGCCGGTATTCTTGACGGCCTAGGAAGCATTGCCGGTACAGTCCTTCAGGATGGTGAAGACACTGAAGCACCGACGTACCAGCACACAGCTCCTGCTGAAACATACGAAGGCCTGAACCTTCCACTTGAGATCCACGTTCAGGATAACGTAAGCATCACAGACGTTACGCTTTCTTTTGAAAAAGACGGCGAATGGCACGAGCTTGATGCATCACGCTCAAGCGGAAACTACCGCGACGCCACGTACACGGTATCCATCCCGGGCTCAGACATTGACGCACCGGCAGTAGAATACTTCTTTACGATCGACGATTTCGGCGGCAACACCGTTGAAACAGAAGTGTATGAAGTTGCTGTAAACGAAGCCATCTCCACAGGCTACTTCCAGGACTTCTCAAGCAACCCGATCGGCTGGATGAGCTTCGGCGAAAATGACAGCTGGGATTGGGGCGCACCGACTTCCGGACCGGGTGAAGCCTACACTGGCGACAACGTGTACGCGACGAACCTTGCCGGTGACTACGGCAACAACATGAACGCAACACTCATTATGCCTCCGGTACAAGTTCCTGATGAAGGCGACTTCTACCTCGAGTACAAAGAGTGGTTCAACTTTGAAAACAACTACGACTACGGCTACCTTGTTGTTTCCACAGACGGCATGGACACGTGGGACACCCTTCGCACCGTTACCAATCAATCCGGCGGCTGGGTTGACACATCCATCGACTTGAGCGAATACGCTGGTGAGCGCATCGTTGTCGGCTATAACGCCTACTCCGACTTCATCATCGTCCGCCCAGGCTGGTATATCGACCACGTTTCCCTTACAGATGAAGCAACAGGCACTGACGATTTCGGCGGCTCTATCGGCATCATCGACTCCGGCATCAGCTTCAGTCAGATGATGATGGCTCCAATGAACCAAGGCATCGGCAGTAGTAATGCACCAGGTCTGGCCAAAAAACAGACAGATCCTTCGCTGCACGTTGCTCCATCAGGCAAAGAAGCGAAGTTTACACCACCGGGACATCGCGACGGTAAGCCAGGCAAAGGCAAAGGTCGCGACGGCAATTCCGACAATGATGATCCTGTAGTAGAAGACACTAGCGGACTTCCATTGCATGCAACAGTATCTGTTCTTGAATCCGGACGTTCGGTTCAGACAAACCCGGCTGACGGAAGCTACAGCATGATGCACCCTGCCGGTGACTTCACGGTCCGCGCAGAAGCATACGGTTTCCACACAGCTCAGGAGAGCGTTGTTGTAGAAGCTGACGAAACCGCTGAAGTTCACTTCGTCCTGGACGAGCTGGACAGCGGTACTGTTTCCGGTACAGTAACAAACGCAGCAACTGACGAGCCAATTGAAGGCGCAACTCTTCTATTAAAAGAAGACCCACGCGTTTCACCTGCTCACACAGATGAAAACGGTGAATTCTTAATCGACGCTTACGAAGGAACGTACACGCTTCAAGTATTCGCTCCATCGTTCTACAGTGACGAAACAGAAGTGACAATCACTGGCGACGAAGTAACAACAGCTGACTTCAGCCTCACTCCGTTCATCGGTTTCCCGGGCGAAATCGGCTACGATGACGGTACAGCTGAAAACGCACGTGCATTCTTTGACGCAGGCAACGGCTGGGCTGTCCGAATGAGCCTTGAAGAAGGCCAGGACAGTGCCCTTATCACAGGCGGACTGTTCCGCTTCTGGGATACGGAATGGCCTGTACCAGGCGGAACTGAGTTCCAGGTTGCTGTCTATGACGCAACAGGATCAAACGGTGCTCCTGGAAACATGATCGCAGGACCGGTTAATGCTGAAGCGAACCGTGACGGTACGTGGACGCAGGTTGACCTGTCAAGCGAAGGTGTTGTTGTAGAAGGAGACTTCTACATGATGTACATCCAGACTCAGCCAAACCCTTACGCTCCAGGCCTTGGAACAGATGAAGACGGTCCATACGCCGAGCGCAGCTGGCAGTATGTCGGCGGATCCTTCAGCCAGTCTCCTGCAGCTGAAGGAAACTACATGATCCGTGCCCTTGTAAACTACGAGGTAACGGTTCCTGAAATCACGTCTCCAGAAGACGGATTGCACACGAACGAAGATAGTGTAACAGTTGAAGGTCAGGCGTCTCCTGGTGTAGACGTTCACGTTTCCAACAACGGTGAAGAAGTGGCTCACACGACTGCAGATGACAATGGTCATTTCGCAACTGACGTGTCCCTTACTGCCGGCGAAAACGTTCTGACTGCTGCAGCAAGCACAGAGAACGGCCGCACCGGTGAATCTGCTCCTGTCACTGTCATCCTTGATCAGGACTCTCCAGAGCTTGTTGTCACAAGCCCTGCTGACGGCGACCGCGTAAACACGGAAACGGTTCGTGTTCAAGGACAGGCAATTGACGAGAACCTTCGCCGCGTTAACGTCAACGGTCAGCGTGCTGACATTGACGAAGAAGGAAACTTTAACCACCGTCTCCTTCTTGATGAAGGTGCAAACGACATCCGCGTCGTTGCCATCGACCACGCGGGTAACCGTACAGTCGAGAACATGACCATTTACGCAAACTTCGGTGACTATGAAATTACGAATGTAACACCGGAAGAAGACATGAATCTGAACGCCGGTGAAACGGTTCTGATCAGCTTCAACGCTGAAGAAGGACTCGACGCATCATTCGTCATCCTCATGCCATTGACGAACCTGCCATCAGCTCAAAACGCAACTGAGCTGCCAATGCAGGAACAGTCTCCTGGCTACTACGTCGGTTATTACACAGCAACCTCTAACGTAGAAGCACCAGGCGCTGAAGTCGAAGTCATCGTACGCGACGACTACGGCAATGAAGAACGTGAAAGAGCAGCAGGTAAGCTTTACATTAACGTAGAGTAA
- a CDS encoding acyl-CoA thioesterase, whose product MTDTKTCKESRVIKTAHVFPSDTNNHDTLFGGKLMSFIDDVASLSAIRHARMPVVTASTDSVDFLTPIVPSDSVCLESFVTWTGKSSMEVFVKVVAEHLLDGERRIAATAFLSFVALDENKKKVPVPKVVPETDEEKKLHETAPVRLEARKKRREESKELASYLTTKRLWEQG is encoded by the coding sequence ATGACAGACACAAAAACATGCAAGGAATCGCGGGTAATCAAAACCGCCCACGTGTTCCCGAGCGATACAAACAATCACGACACCTTATTTGGTGGAAAATTGATGAGCTTCATTGACGACGTGGCATCACTCTCTGCGATCAGGCATGCGCGGATGCCTGTGGTGACAGCGAGCACCGACTCCGTGGACTTTTTAACACCGATCGTTCCGTCCGATTCGGTATGTCTCGAGTCATTCGTGACGTGGACTGGCAAGAGCTCAATGGAAGTCTTTGTGAAAGTAGTAGCAGAACATTTACTGGACGGTGAACGCCGGATCGCCGCTACCGCCTTTTTAAGCTTCGTCGCCCTGGACGAAAACAAAAAGAAGGTGCCGGTTCCAAAGGTTGTCCCGGAAACGGACGAAGAGAAGAAGCTTCACGAAACAGCCCCCGTCCGCCTCGAAGCCCGGAAAAAACGCCGGGAGGAAAGCAAGGAGCTCGCTTCTTATTTAACGACGAAGCGTCTTTGGGAGCAGGGGTAG
- a CDS encoding ROK family protein translates to MKKTIGIDLGGTSVRVALVNEGGEVLAHEKAATEPELGFEFFLNKVCGMIERVQGDEHAEGIGLGAPGPLDPFNGLILDPPNLPGWRNVPIAQRISGRTGKKVTLDNDANAAALAESRFGAGRNEDSVIYITVSTGIGAGIVLNGLLFIGAQGNAGEIGNMIVQPGGDQHGTLNPGALEALASGTAIGRLGAERLGLTGGAKDVFERASDGDDVAQAIIDEAIGYLAIGVANLMNSFNPAVLVFGGGVMEQASVLPLLKEKVTPLLYPSMRFYINMKKAGLGTDAGVIGAALLPVVKRIK, encoded by the coding sequence GTGAAGAAGACGATTGGAATTGATCTGGGCGGCACGAGTGTGAGGGTCGCCCTTGTAAACGAAGGAGGGGAGGTTCTTGCTCATGAAAAGGCGGCGACGGAGCCGGAGCTTGGATTTGAATTTTTCCTAAACAAAGTCTGCGGAATGATTGAGCGTGTACAGGGCGATGAGCATGCTGAAGGAATCGGCCTTGGGGCACCGGGTCCTTTGGATCCGTTCAACGGTTTGATCCTTGATCCGCCGAACCTTCCCGGATGGAGAAATGTGCCCATCGCACAGCGCATAAGCGGACGGACAGGGAAGAAGGTAACCCTCGATAACGATGCGAATGCTGCGGCCCTTGCTGAATCCCGGTTCGGCGCGGGGCGAAACGAAGACAGTGTGATCTACATAACTGTAAGTACCGGCATCGGTGCCGGAATTGTCCTGAACGGCCTGCTTTTTATCGGAGCACAGGGCAATGCGGGAGAAATCGGCAACATGATTGTTCAGCCCGGGGGGGATCAGCACGGCACCCTGAACCCGGGAGCTCTTGAGGCACTGGCTTCCGGTACGGCAATCGGCCGTCTCGGAGCAGAGCGGCTCGGCTTGACTGGGGGCGCGAAAGACGTTTTCGAACGTGCCTCTGATGGAGATGATGTTGCTCAGGCAATCATCGACGAAGCCATCGGCTACCTTGCCATCGGTGTCGCCAACCTGATGAACAGCTTCAATCCGGCCGTCCTCGTTTTCGGCGGCGGGGTCATGGAGCAGGCGTCCGTCCTGCCCCTTCTCAAAGAGAAAGTCACCCCTCTTCTTTATCCGAGTATGAGGTTCTATATTAATATGAAGAAAGCCGGTCTCGGAACCGATGCCGGTGTGATCGGCGCCGCACTTTTACCCGTTGTGAAACGAATAAAATAG
- a CDS encoding alpha-glycosidase, which translates to MLLEAILHQPKSHYAYAYDHETLHIRLRTKRNDLDNVYLIHGDKYRFTQEFIETTKMTKFASDTLFDYYEAAVKPEFRRFAYAFRLESGKETLYYNEVGFQEEGAQSQSGIGMLESPSGMFEFPFLNPADVNKPPAWVKNAVFYQIFPERFANGDASLNPEGVEDWTPDAVPTRDNFFGGDLQGVIDNLDYLVDLGITCIYFTPFFEAKSNHKYDTIDYLKVDPQFGDNETAKRLVNEAHKRGIKIMLDAVFNHSGFYFPPFQDVLKNGHRSRFAKWFYLRENEVKTEPLPNYDTFGFVASMPKLNTENPEVKAYLLEVARYWVEDIGVDGWRLDVANEIDHQFWREFRNVVKKANPEAYILGEIWHNSMAWLEGDQFDAVMNYPVTNSILEFFAKKTIDAENFMGRLDAMQVAYPKQANEVAFNLLDSHDTPRLLTIADGDKDLMKLAATFQLTYTGAPCIYYGDEVGMDGGNDPDCRKPMVWDEDRQDKELFAFYKDLIGLRKGYRAFRDGSFRFLSAEKGEQFVAYERTDDRNRFIVVLNGDDEEKTVKLSGLSKGTFRPVSDGNDAYPVKRGKLSVTVGGKKSLILKEQ; encoded by the coding sequence ATGTTATTAGAGGCTATTCTTCACCAGCCGAAGTCGCACTATGCGTATGCTTACGATCACGAAACGCTTCATATCCGCCTTCGTACGAAGAGAAATGATCTGGACAATGTGTATCTGATTCACGGGGACAAGTACCGTTTTACTCAGGAATTCATCGAGACAACGAAAATGACGAAGTTTGCCAGTGACACGTTGTTCGACTACTACGAGGCTGCCGTGAAACCGGAATTCCGCCGGTTTGCGTATGCATTCCGTCTCGAGAGCGGTAAAGAAACGCTCTACTATAATGAAGTGGGCTTTCAGGAGGAAGGCGCCCAGTCCCAGTCCGGGATCGGAATGCTCGAGTCTCCGTCCGGCATGTTTGAGTTTCCTTTCCTAAACCCGGCAGACGTAAACAAGCCTCCTGCATGGGTGAAGAATGCTGTATTTTATCAAATTTTCCCTGAGCGTTTTGCCAACGGTGACGCCTCTCTTAACCCTGAAGGGGTGGAAGATTGGACACCGGATGCGGTACCGACCCGTGACAATTTCTTCGGAGGCGACCTCCAGGGCGTAATCGACAACCTCGATTACCTCGTGGATCTCGGGATTACATGCATTTACTTCACACCTTTTTTCGAAGCGAAATCAAACCATAAATACGACACGATTGACTATTTGAAGGTCGATCCACAGTTTGGCGACAATGAAACGGCGAAGCGCCTGGTGAATGAAGCTCACAAGCGCGGCATTAAGATCATGCTTGACGCGGTATTTAACCACAGTGGTTTCTATTTTCCACCGTTCCAGGACGTGTTAAAAAACGGCCACCGGTCCCGCTTTGCGAAGTGGTTTTACCTTCGTGAGAATGAGGTTAAAACAGAGCCTCTTCCTAACTACGATACGTTCGGTTTTGTGGCATCCATGCCGAAGCTGAACACGGAGAACCCTGAAGTGAAGGCGTACCTTCTTGAAGTGGCGCGCTACTGGGTTGAGGATATCGGTGTAGACGGCTGGCGTCTTGATGTGGCGAACGAAATTGACCACCAGTTCTGGCGCGAATTCCGGAACGTAGTCAAAAAGGCCAATCCGGAAGCCTACATCCTCGGTGAAATCTGGCATAATTCCATGGCATGGCTTGAGGGAGACCAGTTTGACGCCGTTATGAACTACCCGGTCACAAACAGCATTCTTGAGTTTTTTGCGAAGAAAACGATTGACGCGGAGAACTTTATGGGACGTCTTGATGCGATGCAGGTCGCCTACCCGAAACAGGCGAATGAGGTTGCTTTCAACCTTCTCGACTCCCATGACACGCCCCGCCTGTTGACAATTGCTGATGGAGATAAAGATCTTATGAAGCTTGCGGCAACGTTCCAGCTTACCTACACCGGTGCGCCTTGTATTTATTACGGTGACGAGGTGGGTATGGACGGGGGCAATGATCCAGACTGCCGGAAGCCGATGGTGTGGGATGAAGACCGTCAGGATAAAGAACTGTTTGCCTTCTATAAGGATCTGATCGGGCTTCGCAAGGGGTACCGTGCGTTCCGTGACGGTTCATTCCGCTTCCTTTCGGCTGAAAAAGGCGAACAATTCGTTGCCTACGAGCGCACCGATGACCGAAACCGTTTTATTGTTGTGCTCAACGGGGATGACGAGGAAAAGACCGTCAAACTCTCCGGTCTCAGTAAAGGAACGTTCCGCCCGGTGTCTGACGGCAACGACGCTTATCCTGTCAAACGCGGCAAGCTTTCCGTAACCGTAGGCGGGAAAAAGTCTCTTATCCTAAAAGAACAATAA